From the Candidatus Bathyarchaeota archaeon genome, one window contains:
- a CDS encoding type II toxin-antitoxin system HicA family toxin: MPKISPLDPNKLIKILEKEGFKVIRQKGSHVILINDQKTRVVIPMHPGKDVKPGLSRAMLKEAGISRERFLKLLKEK, from the coding sequence TTGCCTAAAATATCGCCGCTAGACCCAAATAAACTAATTAAAATCTTGGAGAAAGAAGGTTTCAAAGTTATTCGCCAGAAAGGCTCCCACGTTATTTTAATAAACGACCAGAAAACGAGAGTAGTCATTCCCATGCATCCTGGGAAAGACGTCAAACCAGGGCTATCAAGAGCTATGCTTAAGGAAGCTGGAATAAGCAGAGAAAGATTCCTCAAACTTTTAAAGGAAAAATAA
- a CDS encoding type II toxin-antitoxin system VapC family toxin: MAVFVDTGIFVALHNADDEFHSRSKELMKQALKSDFSRIFTSDYVIDEAITTALVRTKKHDLAIDLGMFIISSPRITKIWIAQESFEKAWKKFSALKDKPLSFTDCTSIALMEMRGIKQIMSFDSGFDGLVSRIC; encoded by the coding sequence ATGGCCGTTTTTGTCGACACCGGAATCTTTGTAGCCCTGCACAACGCAGACGATGAGTTCCATTCAAGAAGCAAAGAGCTCATGAAGCAGGCTTTAAAAAGCGATTTCAGTAGGATATTCACTTCGGACTACGTGATCGATGAAGCAATCACCACAGCTTTGGTGAGAACAAAAAAACACGATTTAGCCATAGACTTAGGCATGTTTATTATCTCATCGCCTAGAATCACAAAAATATGGATTGCCCAAGAATCCTTTGAAAAAGCATGGAAAAAATTCAGCGCTCTTAAAGATAAGCCCTTGAGCTTCACGGACTGCACTTCTATAGCGCTTATGGAGATGAGGGGAATTAAGCAGATTATGAGTTTTGACAGCGGCTTTGACGGATTGGTTTCCAGAATCTGCTAA